The sequence CAATCTTAAGTGCAGGCACTGTTACGCGTCAGCACGGTCAGGGCCGGGGGAGGAATTAACCTATCAGGAAGCTGTCAGTTTCTTAAACGATCTTGCAGCATTCAGGGTACCGGCGCTGCTTCTTTCAGGAGGGGAGCCGGTCTCACGTCCGGACTTTTTTGATCTGATCAGCCATGCCGGAAAACTAGGCCTTCGTCTGACCCTTTCAACCAACGGAACGCTGATCACTCCCGATGCCGCAAAAAAGATCAAGGACGCTGGGGTAAGTTATGTCGGTGTCAGTTTGGATGGCATGAGGGAGATTAACGACAGCTTCCGCGGCCTGAAGGGCGCTTTCGACTCCGCTTTGCAGGGGATCCGGAACTGCCTTTCCGTAGGGCAGAAGGTTGGCCTGCGCTTTACAGTAAACAGGCATAACCTGTCTGAAATAGAATCCATATTTAAACTGATCGAAACTGAGAATATCCCCCGGGTCTGTTTTTACCACCTCGCCTATGCGGGACGGGGAACCGAAATGTCCAATCAGGATATAACGGAAGCCGAAAAGCGTTCTGTGCTTGATCTGATCATGGAACGGGTGTTGGATTACCAACGCCGTGGTCTGCAGAAGGAAGTTCTAACTGTAAATAACCACGCCGACGGTGTCTATGTGTATTTAAAACTGCTTGGAAGCAGCAATCCCAGGGCCGAGGAAGTATACCGGCTGCTTAAGAATAACGGGGGCAACCGTTCGGGTGTGGCCCTTGGCGCTGTAGACTGGGACGGCAATGTTCATCCCGATCAGTTCACACTCCAGCATACGTTCGGCAACATCAGGGAAAGGCCATTTTCGGAAATCTGGCAGGATGCAGGCCACCCGCTTATGGCAGGTCTTAGAAACCGCCGTTCCTTATTAAAAGGGAGGTGCGGCGCCTGCCGCTGGCTTGATCTCTGCAACGGGAACTCACGCACCCGGGCCGAAGCAGCCCGCGGAGATTTTTGGGCTTCCGATCCTGCCTGTTACCTGAATGATCAGGAAATCGGACTAAAGCAGCAAGTATGAAAAAAAGGGATGGTATTGATGAATTATCCTGTTACGCGGCTGCGCCGCCTGCGCAATGATGAACGCATGCGCCGTTTGGTCAGGGAGACAACACTTGCAGTCGAAGATTTAATCTACCCTGTTTTTGTAACCCGCGGCAAAGGTGTCCGCAAGGAGATCGAATCCATGCCCGGAGTTTTCAATTTTTCTATAGATACACTGCTTGAGGAATTGTCGACGGTTAAAGATCTCGGGATCCAGGCAGCGCTGATTTTCGGTGTTCCGGCTGAAAAAGACGAAATGGCTGCCGGAGCTTATAATGACGAAGGAGTTGTTCAGGAATCCCTCCGGGTTATCAAAAGAGAGCTTCCCGAGCTGTTTTTAATCACGGATGTGTGCCTTTGCGGTTATACAAGCCACGGACACTGCGGAGTAGTCAGGGACGGCCGCGTATTAAATGATCCGACTCTGGAACTGCTGGCCCTGACCGCTCATTCACATGCCAGGGCAGGCGCAGACATGGTTGCGCCTTCGGATATGATGGACGGCACTGTCGGCGCCATCCGCAGCCATCTTGACCAGGCGGGCTATACGGATACCCCGATCATGGCCTATTCGGCCAAATTTGCCTCTTCATATTACGGACCCTTCCGCGAGGCCGCCGCTTCCAGTCCCAAGTTCGGCGACCGCAAATCTTACCAGATGGATTACGGCAATGCCCGGGAAGCCTTGCGCAAGATGAATATTGACGTGGAAAGCGGCGCTGACCTGCTCATGGTCAAACCGGCCCTTGCCTACCTTGATATAATCAGCAGGGCAAGAGAAAACTTTGATTGTCCTTTGGCCGCCTATAACGTCAGCGGGGAATACGCCCTGGTCAAGGCGGCTTCCCGTCTGGGCTGGCTTGAAGAGCGCGAAGTTGTTTTGGAGAACCTGACTGCAATCAAACGCGCCGGGGCAAATGTTATTCTGACTTATCACGCCAAAGATGTTGCCCGCTGGCTGAAGGAAAGGGGATAATCAGCTTGCTGGTTTCCTGGAACACAACCAACGCATGCAACCTGCGCTGCCTGCACTGCTACCGCAACGCCGGCGAAATAAAAGGCGCTGAACTGACGACTTCGGAAGCAATGGCTATGATCGATGAAATTGCCCGGCCGGGTTTTAAAATAATGATTTTTAGCGGGGGAGAACCACTTTTAAGGCCGGATCTATACGAGCTTGTTGAATATGCCCGCAGAAGCGGGTTAAGGCC is a genomic window of Desulfotomaculum sp. containing:
- a CDS encoding porphobilinogen synthase, producing MNYPVTRLRRLRNDERMRRLVRETTLAVEDLIYPVFVTRGKGVRKEIESMPGVFNFSIDTLLEELSTVKDLGIQAALIFGVPAEKDEMAAGAYNDEGVVQESLRVIKRELPELFLITDVCLCGYTSHGHCGVVRDGRVLNDPTLELLALTAHSHARAGADMVAPSDMMDGTVGAIRSHLDQAGYTDTPIMAYSAKFASSYYGPFREAAASSPKFGDRKSYQMDYGNAREALRKMNIDVESGADLLMVKPALAYLDIISRARENFDCPLAAYNVSGEYALVKAASRLGWLEEREVVLENLTAIKRAGANVILTYHAKDVARWLKERG
- a CDS encoding heme d1 biosynthesis radical SAM protein NirJ1, which gives rise to MISITKLLCGTEYYGDSLRYSESSSSQRSGAAAGHGPVAAWNITRACNLKCRHCYASARSGPGEELTYQEAVSFLNDLAAFRVPALLLSGGEPVSRPDFFDLISHAGKLGLRLTLSTNGTLITPDAAKKIKDAGVSYVGVSLDGMREINDSFRGLKGAFDSALQGIRNCLSVGQKVGLRFTVNRHNLSEIESIFKLIETENIPRVCFYHLAYAGRGTEMSNQDITEAEKRSVLDLIMERVLDYQRRGLQKEVLTVNNHADGVYVYLKLLGSSNPRAEEVYRLLKNNGGNRSGVALGAVDWDGNVHPDQFTLQHTFGNIRERPFSEIWQDAGHPLMAGLRNRRSLLKGRCGACRWLDLCNGNSRTRAEAARGDFWASDPACYLNDQEIGLKQQV